From a region of the Eublepharis macularius isolate TG4126 chromosome 7, MPM_Emac_v1.0, whole genome shotgun sequence genome:
- the NPBWR1 gene encoding neuropeptides B/W receptor type 1 — protein sequence MNNFSSQSETNISCTEVYVGCYSTGHHGHNRSAPQLIPRFYIAVPIIYSVICAVGLTGNSAVIYVILKAPKMKTVTNIFILNLAIADELFTLVLPINIADYLLLQWPFGEFMCKLIISIDQYNTFSSIYFLTVMSIDRYLVVVATIKSKKIFYRTYRAAKLVSVCVWFFVTIIILPFSIFAKIHTEEGRSQCVFVFPNPEGFWWKVSRLYTLIMGFAIPVSTICILYSTMLYKLRHMHLHSNAKALDKAKKKVTVMVLVILAVCLFCWTPYHLSTVVALTTDIPQTPLIIGISYFITTLSYANSCLNPFLYAFLDDTFRKSFRKLIECGTSS from the coding sequence ATGAATAATTTTTCCTCCCAGTCTGAAACCAACATTTCCTGCACTGAGGTGTATGTTGGTTGCTACAGCACAGGACACCACGGGCACAACAGGTCAGCTCCACAACTGATTCCCAGGTTCTACATTGCTGTGCCCATCATTTACTCTGTGATCTGTGCCGTAGGTCTCACAGGCAACTCTGCTGTTATTTATGTGATCCTAAAAGCTCCCAAAATGAAGACAGTGACCAACATTTTCATCCTAAATCTGGCCATTGCTGATGAGCTTTTTACTTTGGTTCTTCCCATTAACATAGCAGACTACTTGCTGCTTCAGTGGCCTTTTGGCGAATTCATGTGCAAACTGATTATCTCCATAGACCAATACAACACATTTTCAAGCATTTATTTTCTAACTGTCATGAGCATCGATCGATATCTGGTGGTGGTTGCCACTATCAAATCAAAGAAAATATTCTATCGAACCTATAGGGCTGCCAAGCTGGTGAGTGtttgtgtgtggttttttgtCACAATAATTATCTTGCCCTTCAGTATTTTTGCCAAAATACATACTGAAGAGGGGCGATCCCAGTGTGTATTTGTCTTTCCTAACCCAGAGGGCTTCTGGTGGAAAGTGAGTCGCCTCTACACCCTGATTATGGGTTTTGCCATCCCAGTGTCCACCATTTGCATCCTCTACAGCACCATGCTTTACAAACTACGGCACATGCACCTCCATAGCAATGCTAAAGCCTTGGACAAAGCCAAAAAGAAAGTGACTGTAATGGTGCTGGTTATCTTGGCTGTGTGCCTGTTTTGTTGGACCCCCTATCACCTCAGCACTGTGGTAGCTCTCACCACAGACATCCCACAGACCCCTCTGATAATTGGGATCTCCTATTTCATCACCACACTGAGTTATGCTAACAGTTGCCTCAACCCATTCCTTTACGCTTTTTTAGATGATACTTTCCGGAAGAGTTTCCGCAAGTTGATTGAATGTGGGACTTCCTCATAA